The candidate division TA06 bacterium region GCGATCAAGCTTGATACAACCGACATTCAGGCCTACAACAACCGGGGAGCGGTTTACCTGCAGCAAAAGCTTTACGCTAAGGCCATTTCTGATTTCAACAGAATGATAGAGTTGGATCCGGCCTTCAGCGACGCCTACCTGAACCGGGCCGGGGTCTATGCAATAAAGGGCGACATGGCGGCGGCCCTGGCGGATGCCAAGAAGGCGGCGGAGCTGGAGAACGAAGAGGCCAAGCTGCTGCTGGAAAGATTGGAACGTTAACCACCAAGGCACAAAGGCACAAATGGTATTTCCCATTTCTTTTTTATTTAATTTGGTTTGGTGTCTTAGTGTCTTTGTGGTAAAAATATTAAGAAAAAATATATGACAGACAAAATCACCATACCCGATATCCTGGAAGGCGATCTGGAGTTCGACAGCTCGGTCCGGCCCCAAAACTTCGGCGATTTCGTGGGCCAGGACAAGATCAAGAGCAACCTCAAGGTCTTCATCCAGGCGGCCCAGGGCAGGGGCGAGGCCATAGACCATATGCTGTTCTGCGGGCCGCCGGGCCTGGGCAAGACCACTTTGGCCCACATCATCGCCAACGAGATGGGGGTCCAGATCAAGGCCACCACCGGCCCGGTGCTGGAGCGCCCGGCCGACCTGGCCGGGATCCTGACCAACCTCCAGGAGCATGACGTGCTGTTCATAGACGAGATCCACCGCATCAACCGGATGGTGGAGGAGTACATCTACCCGGCCATGGAGGATTATTGCCTGGACATCATGATTGACAAGGGGCCCAGCGCCCGCTCGGTGCGGCTTAACCTTCCCAAGTTCACCCTGATCGGGGCCACCACCCGGGCCGGCCTTTTGACCGCGCCGATGCGGGCCCGCTTCGGGATGATCAACCGGCTGGATTACTATACCCATGCCAACCTGGAACAGATCATCACCCGCTCGGCCCAGATACTGAAAGTTGATATCACCGAGAAAGGGGCGAAAGAGATCGCCAAGCGCTCCCGTGGAACGCCCCGGGTGGCCAACCGCCTGCTGCGCCGGGTGCGGGACTTTGCCCAGGTGGAGTCGGACGGGAAGATCACCGACCAGGTGGCCGACTCTGCTCTATTACGGTTGGAAGTGGACGCCCTGGGCCTGGACGACATGGACAAAAGGATACTGGAGGCCATCATCAAGAAGTTCAACGGCGGGCCGGTGGGCCTGAACACTTTGGCGGTGGCGGTAAGCGAGGAGGCCGATACGCTGGAAGAAGTTTATGAGCCGTATCTGATCCAGGAAGGTTTTCTCAAGCGCACGCCAAGAGGGCGGGAGGCCACGGACCTGGCGTACCGGCATCTGGGGCTAACACCAACCAATAAACAAACAACCATCATATGACCAACAAACCAAAAGTAGGCCTGGCCCTGGCCGGCGGCGTGGGCTACTGCATGACCCACATCGGCGTTTTACAGGCGCTGGAGCATTCCGGCATAAAACCGGACATCATCGCCGGGACCTCGGGCGGCGCGCTGATCGGGGCGCTGTACGCCTCCGGCATCCGGCTGGACCGGATAGAGGAGATCGCCAAATCCATCAAGTGGAACAAGCTGATGGGCCCCCATTTCCTTTTCAAGGGGCTGGGCTCCTCCAAACCGATCGAGGACCTGATGGACGAACTGCTAGGCAAGGGCCGGCGGTTCGCCGACCTAAACATCCGGCTGCTGGTGTCGGCGGTGGACCTGGTCAGCGAGCGGAAGATCATGTTCCCCGAGGACGAATCCCAGACCATCTCTTTGCCGGTCCGGGCCTCCTGCAGCCTGCCGCTGGTCTTTTCTCCGGTGCGCTACAAAGACCGCCTGCTGGTGGACGGAGGGATGCTGGTGCCGCTGCCGGTGCGGGAACTGAAGGAAGCCGGGGCGGATTTTGTGATCGCCGCCGATTTTAAGACGGCCCGGGACGAGCCCAAGAACATGTTCGACGTGGCTTTGCGCACCTTAAGGATCGCCAACCAGGAAAGAGTGGACGACGCTATGAAGGCGGCTGACATTGTTATCGAAAGCCATATCGGCGGAGGCAGCCGCTGGGACCTGGCGGCCGCATCGGACCTGATAAAGGTCGGCCGGATGGCGGCCGAGGACATGCTGGCCAAGCACAAGGACAAGATCAACTCTTTGAAGGATGCCTGATATACATATGACCGACAAACCTAAGATCGGCCTGGCCCTCTCCGGCGGCGTAGGCTACTGCCTGGCCCACATCGGCGTCATCAAGGCCCTGGAACTAAGGGGCCTGGAGGCCGACGTAGTGGCCGGGACCTCGGGCGGGGCCCTGATCGGATGCCTTTACGCCTCGGGCCTCAGGTCCGACCGGCTGGAGGAGATCGCCCGCGAGATATCCTGGACCAAGCTGATGTCGCCCACCATGGTCTTCCGGGAAAAGGGCCTGCTGTCATCGGAACCCATCGAAAAATTGGTGGACCAGCTGATCGGCACCAAAAGGCGCTTCAACGAAATGAAACTTCCC contains the following coding sequences:
- the ruvB gene encoding Holliday junction branch migration DNA helicase RuvB; the encoded protein is MTDKITIPDILEGDLEFDSSVRPQNFGDFVGQDKIKSNLKVFIQAAQGRGEAIDHMLFCGPPGLGKTTLAHIIANEMGVQIKATTGPVLERPADLAGILTNLQEHDVLFIDEIHRINRMVEEYIYPAMEDYCLDIMIDKGPSARSVRLNLPKFTLIGATTRAGLLTAPMRARFGMINRLDYYTHANLEQIITRSAQILKVDITEKGAKEIAKRSRGTPRVANRLLRRVRDFAQVESDGKITDQVADSALLRLEVDALGLDDMDKRILEAIIKKFNGGPVGLNTLAVAVSEEADTLEEVYEPYLIQEGFLKRTPRGREATDLAYRHLGLTPTNKQTTII
- a CDS encoding patatin-like phospholipase family protein, with protein sequence MTNKPKVGLALAGGVGYCMTHIGVLQALEHSGIKPDIIAGTSGGALIGALYASGIRLDRIEEIAKSIKWNKLMGPHFLFKGLGSSKPIEDLMDELLGKGRRFADLNIRLLVSAVDLVSERKIMFPEDESQTISLPVRASCSLPLVFSPVRYKDRLLVDGGMLVPLPVRELKEAGADFVIAADFKTARDEPKNMFDVALRTLRIANQERVDDAMKAADIVIESHIGGGSRWDLAAASDLIKVGRMAAEDMLAKHKDKINSLKDA